CAAGGCCTCCGCCACCACCGCCAGATAGGCGGGGGCGGAGGCGGACATGGCGGTAAAAGGATCAAAAAGGTGCTCGGGGATCTCGTACACATCCCCCACGGTGGCGAAAAGGGACCGGGCAAAGTCCAGGTCCCCCGCCTCCCGGGCCTCCTTTAAGGCGGTAAGGGCGGTGGAACTCTCCCCGATGATGGCCGCCAGGTTGGGCATGGCCCGCACCACTCGCCGGGTGTCCAGCCTGCGGGAAAGCACCGCCGTGGACACCCCGGCCATGATGGAGATGTACCCCACCCCGGGGTGGGCGATCTCCGGGGCCAGATGGGGGAAGTCCCGAGGCTGGACGGCCAGAAGCACCCGCTCCGCCTGGGCGAGTTCCTTGAGGGCTAAAGGGCGAAGGCCAAAGGCCTCGGCCAGCTCCCGGGTGCGCTCCGGGGTGCGGCCCACCACCCCCACCTCCTCGGGCCTGAGGAAACCCCGGTCCAGGGCTCCCTTCAGGATGCTTTTCCCCATCTTGCCCAGGCCCACAAACGCCAGCTTCATGTTTTAAAGTTTACCTTCCGCAGGCGCAGGTAATAGAACCCATCCAAGCCTCCCTCCGGGGCCACGTAGACGCCCAGGCCCGATCGGAGCACGGGAAAGGGGCAGGCAGTGGGCTCGGGCACAAACTCCGGATGCCGGCCGAGAAAGGCCTGGGCCACCCCCTCCCCTTCCTCCTCCGTCAGGGTGCAGACGCTATAGATCAGCATCCCCCCTTCCTCCGTGGCCCGGGCGGCAGTCTCCAGGAGCCTAAGCTGCAACTCTGCCATGCGCCTCGGGTCCTCCGCAACCAGGCGGTAGCGCAGCTCGGGGTGGGAACGGAAAGTACCGGTTCCGGTGCAAGGAGCGTCCAGAAGAACCTTTTTCGCCTTCTCAGAAAGGGGCTCCGTCAGGTCCTGCGTGCGGTAGGCCACCCTAAGCCCCAGCTTTCTCGCCGTCCTCTCCCCCGCCTCCTGGCGCTTGGGATTCAGGTCGTAGGACACCACCTCCGCCCCCTTGGCGGCCAGGTAAAAGGCCTTAAGCCCCGCACCCCCACATAGGTCCAGCACCTTCTCTCCCGGGGCGGGGTCTAGAAGCTGGGCGGCAAAGAGGGAGGCGGGGTTTTGGGGCTGCAGGCCTAGGGCGGAAAAGTCGGTCTTTCCTCCCTCCCAGAGGTAGCTGTCCGGGATAGGGCCTGGCCTTAATCCCTCCACGGGGCGGTAGGCGGTGACGAAGAGGGGAGCGGGTTCGTTGAAACCCTGGGCGAAGGCCACCTGCCCAAAGAAATCCCGCCAGGCCAGGCAAAGCCAGTCGGGAAGGCTTAAGCGCACGCACTCCGGGGCCTCCCGCAGGTGCAGCCGGCGGAGCACGGCGTTGACCAAGCCGGCCAGGCGGGGAGAAACCCTC
The genomic region above belongs to Thermus neutrinimicus and contains:
- the proC gene encoding pyrroline-5-carboxylate reductase; this translates as MKLAFVGLGKMGKSILKGALDRGFLRPEEVGVVGRTPERTRELAEAFGLRPLALKELAQAERVLLAVQPRDFPHLAPEIAHPGVGYISIMAGVSTAVLSRRLDTRRVVRAMPNLAAIIGESSTALTALKEAREAGDLDFARSLFATVGDVYEIPEHLFDPFTAMSASAPAYLAVVAEALADAGVKMGMPRALALRLAAEALAATGELLKGRHPAQLKDEVASPGGTTIHGLHALEARALRAAFYEAVEAATRRGHELGEAE
- a CDS encoding RsmB/NOP family class I SAM-dependent RNA methyltransferase; protein product: MRPESPRALAVGILLEVERGGRAQLLLDRALDRLPWPERDKAYATHLVYGALRRLRFLDFLLEPHLKRPHRLPPRVRWILRLGAWEWLWGKADHARVSPWVEEAKRVSPRLAGLVNAVLRRLHLREAPECVRLSLPDWLCLAWRDFFGQVAFAQGFNEPAPLFVTAYRPVEGLRPGPIPDSYLWEGGKTDFSALGLQPQNPASLFAAQLLDPAPGEKVLDLCGGAGLKAFYLAAKGAEVVSYDLNPKRQEAGERTARKLGLRVAYRTQDLTEPLSEKAKKVLLDAPCTGTGTFRSHPELRYRLVAEDPRRMAELQLRLLETAARATEEGGMLIYSVCTLTEEEGEGVAQAFLGRHPEFVPEPTACPFPVLRSGLGVYVAPEGGLDGFYYLRLRKVNFKT